A window of Bacteroidia bacterium genomic DNA:
GCATTACAAGCTGAAGCAAATTGGCCCAATGCCATGGTTCTCACCACCGTTTCAAACGACGGCAGGCCTTCTTCCAGGGTGGTGTTATTGAAAGACTTTGGACAAGACGGTTTGATTTTCTTTACTAATTATTCCAGCAGAAAGGGGAAAGAGTTGGATTCCAATCCTTATGTTTGTTTGACATTTTTTTGGCCGGAATTGGAAAGACAAGTTCGGATAGAAGGCATGGCCAAGAGAATTTCTGAAGAGGAATCCTCGAATTATTTCAAAACTCGGCCGGTTGAAAGCCAAATTGGTGCTTGGGCATCAAATCAAAGCGCTCAGCTTCATTCAAGGGTTGAGCTTGAAGACAGGATGGCTCATTTTACTCAACTTTTTTCCGACAAAGAAGTGCCAAAGCCGCATCATTGGGGAGGATACCAGGTGTTTCCGTCCTATTTTGAGTTTTGGCAAGGCCGTGCAAATAGGTTACACGATCGTATTGCATTTACTAAACTCCCGGAAAATTGGATGATTACAAGGTTATCGCCTTAGCAATAATCAAATCCTTATGTTTCTTCATCAATTCAATAATGCATTTATAGGACATTCATCCTATTATTTCGAGTCAGACGGGGTTGCCGCTGTGGTGGACCCGGAATGGGATTGTAGCCCTTATTTGAATTTGGCCAAAGAAAGGAAGGCAAGAATTGACTATGTATTTCTGACCAGAATTCAGGATAGCTATATAAGCGGACATTCCGAACTTGCTGAAAAAACCGGCTGTAAACTTGTTGTTGGTACATGCCCGGGAATAGGTTTTGATGCGCATTTCGCTAAAGATGAAGAAGTGTTTCGGTTAGGTAAGCACCTTATTCAGATACTTTCTAAGGAGGTAATCGCCGCTGAGCTTTGTTGTTATCTATTGTACGATGAAGCCGAATATCCATTTGCCTTGTTCTCCGGAGATGTGTTAACCATACCGGAAGATGAAGGGTATAATAAGTCGGAAAATGGGCGGGAATTGAATCCATTCATTGAACAGCAAATGAATTTGGTTACCAGCAAAATTATGAGCTTGCCTGATTATGTATTGGTTTTTCCCAATAAAGCAATCCGAAGTAAGAGTTTTGTATCTGCCAGAATTGCAGGATGGAATACACTCGGAAAGCTAAAGGATGAATTTCCTGAACTGATGATGGACAAGCAGGATTTTTGGAGTCGTTTTTATTTAAAATCACGTCCAGCCGAGGCTGATATAGAAAGTTTGGTATGCACTTTAAACAAGCGGGTTTTGCCTCATTTTGAAGATGTTCTTAATCACTCGAATCACGGATTGTCTCCGGCCGCTATTAAATTGGCATTAGAATCGGGTGTCATAATTTTAGATTTTAGAGATACGGAAGAATTTGGAAAGGGATTTATTAAAGGGGCTATTCATGTTGGGAAAGATAGGAATATGGAATATTGGATAAGACGTTTGGTGCCTTCCGGTACCTCCTTGCTGATCGTTTCAGAGCCGGGGACTGAATTGGAAATAATTTCAAGGTTATTACTAATTGGTTATACCCAACTTATTGGTTATTTAGACGGAGGAATGGACGCCTGGTTAAAGGTTGGCTTTAGGGTAGACCAAATTGATAGTTTTTCCTGGGAAGAATTAAAGCTAATGGATGAAAATGAACAATATATCCCCCTTGATGTAAGAACAAATAAATCATGGCAAGAAAAGCAACTCCTGTCCGGATTGCATATTCCTTTGGAAGAATTAAACTATCGCTGGAAAGAATTATCCCGAGAACAAGGTTATGCCTTGGTATGCTCAGATGGTTACCGTTCCATGATAGCGGCTTCCTTTTTAAAGAGTAAGGCTTATACGTTTATTGTAAATATTAAAGGAGGAATAGCCGATTTGAGCAATCACTTGCTTAAGTTTGCCCGTTCCTAAAGCAAATATATTATGACTTCACTGGTTGAGAAATACAATGTGGCTGTGCCAAGGTATACGAGTTATCCAACAATGCCGTTTTGGGATAATGTTGCGCCCGATCAGGCCACCTGGAAGAAGCTGGTTACGGAAACTTTTCGAAGCACGAATGACCGGGATGGAATAAGTATTTACATCCATTTGCCTTTTTGTGAAAGCTTGTGCACCTATTGTGGTTGCAACACCCGTATTACCGTAAATCATGCAGTTGAGTCGCCATATATTCAAGCTGTTTTAAAAGAATGGTCTTTGTATGTTGCCTTATTGGAAACCAAACCCAGAATTAAGGAAATACATCTGGGTGGAGGCACTCCTACTTTTTTTTCACCTAGTAACCTCAAAACCTTGCTGGAAGGAATTTTGGAACCGGCAGAGTTATGTATAGGTGCGGAACTGAGTTTTGAGGCTCATCCCAACAATACTACCCGCTTCCATTTAGAAGCTTTGCACCAGGTTGGATTTGAACGGTTAAGTTTGGGTGTTCAGGATTTTGACCCCAAGGTTCAGGATGTAATCAATCGGATTCAGACAGTTGAAGATGTGAGAAGGGTTACCCGACAAGCTAGGGAATTGGGATATACCTCTATTAATTATGATTTGATTTATGGTCTGCCATTTCAAACCAGGGAAAGCATAGTTAATACGGTGAAGGAGGTGAGGGAATTGAGGCCTGATCGTATAGCGTTTTATAGCTACGCACACGTTCCCTGGATGAAACCGGGGCAGCGGAAATTTACCGAGGACGATTTGCCTTCGGGAGAGGAAAAGCGGGCTTTGTATGAACTTGGACGGACTTTGTTGGAAGAAGCCGGATATATTGAAGTTGGAATTGACCATTTTGCTTTGTCCAATGATGGTTTGTTTGAGGCCATGCGTAATAAGAAATTACATCGAAACTTTATGGGTTATACCACCAATACTACCAAGTTATTGGTTGGCCTGGGTGCTTCTTCTATCAGCGATAGTTGGACCGGTTTTGTGCAAAATGAGAAGAAGGTAGAAGATTATTACAAACGATTGGAATCGGGGGAGTTTCCTTTTTTTAAGGGTCATCAGTTGAGTGAGGAAGATTTAATTT
This region includes:
- the pdxH gene encoding pyridoxamine 5'-phosphate oxidase, whose product is MDTSLHIKQLRTQYSLFQLNESEVDQDPFVQLEKWIKQALQAEANWPNAMVLTTVSNDGRPSSRVVLLKDFGQDGLIFFTNYSSRKGKELDSNPYVCLTFFWPELERQVRIEGMAKRISEEESSNYFKTRPVESQIGAWASNQSAQLHSRVELEDRMAHFTQLFSDKEVPKPHHWGGYQVFPSYFEFWQGRANRLHDRIAFTKLPENWMITRLSP
- the hemN gene encoding oxygen-independent coproporphyrinogen III oxidase produces the protein MMTSLVEKYNVAVPRYTSYPTMPFWDNVAPDQATWKKLVTETFRSTNDRDGISIYIHLPFCESLCTYCGCNTRITVNHAVESPYIQAVLKEWSLYVALLETKPRIKEIHLGGGTPTFFSPSNLKTLLEGILEPAELCIGAELSFEAHPNNTTRFHLEALHQVGFERLSLGVQDFDPKVQDVINRIQTVEDVRRVTRQARELGYTSINYDLIYGLPFQTRESIVNTVKEVRELRPDRIAFYSYAHVPWMKPGQRKFTEDDLPSGEEKRALYELGRTLLEEAGYIEVGIDHFALSNDGLFEAMRNKKLHRNFMGYTTNTTKLLVGLGASSISDSWTGFVQNEKKVEDYYKRLESGEFPFFKGHQLSEEDLILRRHILQLMCNFYTSWKDAGEQTPALFKGIERLREMEKEGLVDLMEDGIAVTEAGKPFLRNICYALDARAEHQELAGPKFSKAI